In Procambarus clarkii isolate CNS0578487 chromosome 58, FALCON_Pclarkii_2.0, whole genome shotgun sequence, one genomic interval encodes:
- the LOC123767886 gene encoding kinetochore protein Spc25, whose product MTAPVAEITDFDSELEIFQQKCLTNRKTLQKILSNFTNAADSISQFRQSLNKKSKDDIAELEKRVESIRINISNVHGDKDRVEQEIQQLMQDLELINVAISEKITERDELKEKLDELKKRVKEKEEVVVNTEKSTKESMSNIERGALLFQSHLGLNMKCTNRNTLLFIFTQVNRSKPNEEYILELTIEGQKYRLLRSVPEISNLQELENKLNETNNFSGCIVHIRKLYQKMQKWC is encoded by the exons ATGACAGCGCCAGTGGCTGAAATAACCGACTTTGATTCAGAATTGGAGATTTTTCAGCAGAAATGTTTAACAAACAGGAAAACTTTACAGAAGATCCTGTCAAATTTCACCAATGCAGCAGACTCAATCAGCCAATTTCGTCAAAGCCTCAATAAAAAGTCGAAAG ATGATATAGCAGAATTAGAGAAGAGAGTAGAGAGCATACGTATAAACATCAGCAATGTCCATGGGGACAAAGATCGGGTGGAACAAGAGATTCAACAGCTGATGCAAGACCTGGAGCTCATTAATGTGGCAATCAGTGAAAAG ATCACAGAGAGAGATGAGCTAAAGGAGAAACTAGATGAACTTAAGAAAAGAGTGAAAGaaaaggaggaggtggtggtgaacacaGAGAAAAGCACAAAG GAATCCATGAGCAACATAGAACGTGGTGCGTTGCTGTTCCAGTCCCATCTTGGATTAAACATGAAATGCACCAACCGCAATACCCTTCTCTTCATATTCACTCAG GTGAATCGATCCAAGCCCAATGAAGAATACATACTGGAACTGACGATTGAGGGGCAAAAGTATCGTCTTCTTCGTTCAGTTCCGGAAATTTCCAATCTACAAGAACTAGAGAACAAACTCAATGAAACTAACAACTTCTCTGGCTGCATTGTGCATATTCGAAAACTTTACCAGAAAATGCAAAAATGGTGTTAG